From the Paenibacillus sp. FSL H8-0548 genome, one window contains:
- a CDS encoding aldo/keto reductase family protein, with product MKYRKLGKSGLKVSEIGLGSWLTYGTATEAETAQECIHKAYELGINFFDTANAYNNGAAEKVMGDALKAYTRSSYVLATKVFFPMGSGPNDRGLSRKHIVEQCEASLKRLGTDYIDLYQCHRFDTETSVEETLRALDDLTAQGKVLYTGISEWTAEQITDAAATGKRLNLRPLISNQPIYNMFERYIERDVIPACEKEGMGQVVFSPLAQGILTGKYKPGQAVPTGSRASNDKTNGVINSYLREDVLVVADKLEQLAATIGASLSQFALAWVLRQSNVSSAIIGSSRPAQIEENVRAVELDLTDEIIRQADAILAEVSSFSPMR from the coding sequence ATGAAATATAGAAAGCTTGGCAAGAGTGGCCTAAAGGTTAGTGAAATTGGTCTTGGAAGCTGGTTAACCTACGGTACAGCGACAGAAGCAGAAACAGCTCAGGAGTGTATACATAAAGCATATGAGCTAGGTATTAATTTTTTTGATACGGCGAATGCCTATAATAATGGCGCTGCTGAGAAGGTTATGGGCGATGCCTTGAAAGCGTATACGAGAAGCAGCTATGTGCTTGCGACAAAGGTTTTCTTCCCAATGGGATCAGGACCTAATGATCGTGGGTTATCAAGAAAGCATATTGTTGAGCAATGCGAGGCGAGCTTAAAGCGTCTCGGTACGGACTATATTGATCTCTATCAATGTCATCGCTTCGATACGGAGACATCTGTTGAAGAAACTTTGCGCGCGCTTGATGATCTAACTGCGCAAGGGAAGGTGCTTTATACAGGAATTAGTGAATGGACGGCTGAACAAATTACAGATGCAGCTGCAACAGGCAAGCGCCTTAATCTCCGTCCGCTTATTTCAAACCAGCCAATTTACAATATGTTTGAGCGTTATATTGAGCGCGATGTCATTCCGGCCTGCGAGAAGGAAGGAATGGGGCAGGTCGTATTTTCCCCGCTTGCTCAAGGTATTCTGACAGGTAAATATAAACCAGGCCAAGCTGTACCGACAGGCAGCCGGGCATCAAATGATAAAACAAATGGTGTGATCAACAGTTATTTACGTGAGGATGTCCTTGTAGTTGCTGATAAGCTTGAGCAGCTTGCTGCAACGATTGGCGCTTCGTTATCACAGTTTGCATTAGCGTGGGTACTTCGTCAAAGCAATGTAAGCTCTGCAATTATAGGCTCCAGCAGGCCCGCACAGATTGAAGAAAACGTGAGGGCAGTGGAGCTGGATCTGACAGACGAAATAATAAGACAAGCAGATGCTATTTTGGCAGAGGTAAGCAGCTTTTCTCCAATGCGCTGA